The region TAATGTGCGTCTCAATCAACTCTCTAGTCCAGTAGTGGGGCACTGATCAggaagtcggccattttaagggctgtctcaattgcaaaatccttccagtgcactggaacgttcacTCCCTaagaaatcccacaatgcaccatgGAGCATCGacgctcactatgttcccttactggaaatgacgtcatattTTTTGAAGCCTCTTAGCTCAAGAAAAATTGCGAACATACTCTCAGCCAACATCCGGCTACCGATGTAAGTAACTTATCGTTGTGTAGCTtcttgtggataaaaatgacatgaaataaacacaagggagacctagtatgaataatatgtaattttattgaaaattcacaggactggtgggtgtgtAATCCtgaggagagcggtagggggaagaaaatgggggggtgtcctggggacatgggatagccAGCAAGGGTGAAATTAGGAGAATACTGAGAGTACGGcagactgacaggtgagaagagggaagaatggtcagagcccagatcagagaaggcgatatcatcctcagactgaaagctggagggagggtCAGGCAGAGGGTCTGTTTGTGTAGAGacgtcaatacacacattcgcggggtggattctgtatctgagagggggggggaccccacatttccatttccagagggggtgctgcgaagaacgtcaagtagcaccatgatgtcagcagtgagatgcgcaagctgatagtgagtgttcagatccacatccagcccctccagtaaaggagagaaggaaaaatgacgacgggcacctagacacacagaagcggtgttaggcggatattgacgaattggtGTCACACTAAGATCTTTAAGaataacacactatggtttattagtcacagagaaatataagagctgaggagtgcgggctgagaaacacacacactctcgtactgTCAAGGGCGGGCGTGCAGGCATAACACACCCAAAGGCCcaaacgcacacacataacattatgagataacaacatgagaccaaggtctctctaaattgttttctctctctcccactttcaatcctaatggtagtCAGGAAGttctctttcaaaacatcatggtaaatttgataagccttttttaaacatcatggtaatgtagTTGAGATCTTTTTTAACCGTATTGGtgttgatatcatagtctttctgaaatatattggttatttactgtgtaaatacagtataaataccggagcttgagctccaggtgtcagatcacttctgagaattctcattggtgtggatctcgtgaggtggaaatacaatctggacccttgcttcttctcactcactgctggtgtctttttttctatgtCCAACTGGGTTtgcagatgtgagtatttgcttctatgttgaatgttaagtgtctttgggtaataggctaaatttgggccagcaagCTCTCAATTGATTATTTACGTTAGCAATTtgtaactttatttgacgttctttATACGGTtagacttttaagtgtttaatgatttattattattatttttttttaaagtagtgagccagggtccttaccagtgcccgaacTCACGTACACTATATACTGATTCAGCTAGGCTAGGCAGCTGATTGAGGCGCACCCTTAAACAtcttctaaaatgtttttattgttgttgatgctggcccaaatttagcctattacccaaagacacttaaaatttaacatagaagcaaatactcacatctgcaaacacagttggagatagaaaaaaaagacaccagccatgagtgagaagaagcaagggtccagattgtATTTCCACCTCATgggatccacaccaatgagaaagAGAACTTCCTGactaccattaggattgaacatgggagagagagaaaacaatttagagagaccttggtctcatgttgttatctcataatgttatgtgtgCGCGTTTGGGCCTTTGGGTGTGTTATGCCTGCACGCCCGCCCTTGAcagtacgagagtgtgtgtgtttctcagcctgcactcctcagctcttatatttctctgtgactaataaaccatagtgtattcCTAAAGATCTTAGTGTGACTCCaacaccgcttctgtgtgtctaggtgcccgtcgtcatttttccttctctcctttactggaggggctggatgtggatctgaacactcactatcagctcgcgcatctcactgctgacatcatggtgctacttgacgttcttcgcagcaccccctctggaaatggaaatgcggggttcCCCCCCTCTCAGATACAGAATCCACCCCgcgaatgtgtgtattgacatCTCTACACAAACAGACCCTCTGCCTGaccctccctccagctttcagtctgaggatgatatcgccttctctgatctgggctctgaccattcttccctcttctcacctgtcagtccacCGTACTTTCAGTATTCTCCTAGTTTCACCCTTGCTggctatcccatgtccccaggacaccCCCCCATTTTCGtccccctaccgctctcctcaGGATTacacacccaccagtcctgtgaattttcaataaaattacatattactcatattaggtctccctcgtgtttatttcatgtccaCAACATTGGTTTAATCCTTCTGTTTTGGTGCAAGACACTGCGTTGTGGATCTATCAAACGTAAAATGTCAAACTTGTAGTAATAAGTACGTCTTGTCACAATTGATAAAACCTTTAGGAATTAAATCTCTTTTAATGTCGATGCTGAAGATTATGTAGATATGAACTGATTATATAGACTAATGATTTATGTAATGAGTAGAAAGTTaatcatttttgtctttttggaAAGTACtattgtaaaagtaaaaaaaaaaaaaaaaaaaagtaaactttacacaagtaaaaaaaacaccaccaccactcaAGTAATTGTATTTTGCTATATTTCACTTAACCAGAGTGTACTAGCTAGTGTATATGTTTACTCTTAAGAAAAAAATGGGTTCCTCAAGGGTGCCAGCTTGCTAAACAGGTTATACTTCAGATATTTCTTGAAAGGATCATTTTGTACGTTTCTACACAGAAGAACTTTAAGCAACACCCTGAAGAACCCTTTAGGGTGTTTGATGGATATACCAGGCATCAGgaatgtttgttatttttattaatatcattgCCTTGGGATGTCTCTCAACAATTTATTTGTGTCAAACACAATGACAATAATATCCATTGAAAGGAAGGAGCTTCTGGGTAGGTTTAGGTTTGAATCCTAACAGGCCCTTCTCAGGTttttggggatgttttttttttttcctggtttgaAGGGACGTATAATCCTGTGACGCCAAGCAGCTCAATCAATTAAATTGTCAGACAACATCCAAAGACTTCCTAGTACAACGCCTGAATAGCGGATACACCGCTTCTCACTAAACAGTGCTTCCAGGCATTGGGATGCAACCTGATCCTCGTCAGATGAGTGGAGATACAAAGAAGCTCAATGCTGTGGCTGTAAATGTGCCTCGCTTTCGGTGCACAAGGCTTTGCTGGGATAAACGACATGATCACACGACGGGAGCCGCTGTTAGTGGGCTATAAGCACTTTCGGAAGGGTAGATTAGGGCCTCAGCTCAGACATTATAGGATTTCAAGTGCTACCATAAAGGCCAGGAGAACATCACCATGTCCTGTTCGGTAATATGAGCACCGAGGATTTAGAGCGAGGCCACATGGAACCAGATGACTTCTGGAgaaatgtctgtctgtctgttcatctatctatccatctatctatccatctatgtATCTATGCAGGAGTGCAAGTAGATGAATCCATCCAGACATCATAATAGACACTCCACACCCTGCTGCCTCTCCTAGGCAAAACGACACACATTGTTGTGCTTAATTATGCTATATGAAGTCAATGACAATGACAATCTTATAATTATAGGTATTAAAATGTTCCATTGCATTATGCCAGTCCTTCAGAAACTTTGACCCAAAATATATTTGTTCTTTATCCAATTCTTTTTCTTATAAGTATTAGCTACTCAGACAAGTTTCCTCTCGTCTGTATACCGAATGAAGTACATCCTGTCTACCAACGTTAATTATACCAAGTTTTCCTATTCCAACGCTGCCAACACAAACTGCATAAACTTTGATTACCAAACGATcttggaaatgtatttaaaagcAGCCAATGTGAAAAACCTACCAAACTTTGTCCGGTTCGTTGAACCatatttgaatcattttcagtcCGATGTATTTAAAACTGGTTGAATCTTGAGATCGGATAGTAAATGAGTAAATTGAATAAAATCAGACAATGACACAGTTGATCATATCTTAAAAATGCAGCTGTATTTACAGTGGAGAAAGTTACAGCACGTTATATAGCCTGTATACAAGTTAGAATATTTTTTGaacagaaacattaaaaaaaaaaataataataaaataaaaattttaaaagcaCCAGAGAATTCTACaagtgatcatttaaaaaatcctgAGAGAAATCAGTCCAtttctcatacactcactctaAAAGTACATCCCCTGCTGGTAAAGTATATTTGTGTTGTAGCTTTAATTTACTAAagccactctcacacactctcacacactctcacacactctcacacactctcacacactctcacacactctcacacactctcacacactctcacacactctcacacacaattcACCAGTACCATGTGACCTGAATGGAGAGCTCCATGATCATGTGGCAAATGCTTGAATGAATCTGTCTGATCAATAAGAAGTGAAGtctggagaggaaaaaaaccaaaaaaaggatcatacaaaacaaatgaattattgcATTAAAATAACAATTACAGACAACAAACATATTGGGAGCTGCACCCTGAGACTGAAACTAAAGTTCATAAGAATTAACAATCTTTTTttaccaggtacacacacacgattaTAACTCATTTTCTTGTACATTCCAGTTAAAATGCTCATTCCTTTCACCAAAATTGGTGACTACTTTACAATATATTACAAAAAACATCAGgttaaaaatgtgatttaagAAAgtcatataaaaacaaaactgctgGTTTGTTTAACAGTGATTTAAAGTAAAACCTCCTCGATGGATCAGCATCAGTATCGCCTCCAGCGTCCGTCTTTTGACTCTCTGCGCCTGTCAGGTGGATAATCTCGATTTCGGGCTCCTCCGCGGTCGTCGTGCTGGTAGAAGTCGCTTCTCTGGCCGTCTCTCCGGTGCCGCTCGCTGCTCCCGTGCCGCTGCTCTCGGCCATAGTGGCTACCACCGTCTTGCTGGTGGGCGGGGCGCTGGCTCCATTGGGCGGGGCTGTCTTTTTGCCAGGGGCTACTGGAGCCACCTCTGaactgttgctgctgctgcatgCCGAGCTGAAACGAACCGGCCAACTGCTGCATCTGCCACATGTTGTTCATCTGTGGAAAAGAAAGAGCATCACTTATGAATAGCTTTAAAACCTCAAGGAACcaaattaaaacatgttttaagACTACTGAAAGGTGGTAGGTATTTGTTATACTACAATGCTGCcaaatgcttgattctgattggtcaaagggtttgatttattttctatagcagTATAGCAGAAAATATCTCCGATACTAGCTGCAACTGCATGCACATTTAGCAGACGCTCCACGTCATcagtgagaaaatatttaacggctttggaaggagtctccgttATCAGTGATTAGTAAATGTTTACCAACATGAAAAGCGGatccaagaaataaataaatcgaggCTGGTGAAGGATCAACTGTTCATAACTGCTATAAATTAAGTCAGAACATTACCTTACTCGATGTGGCATTCTGtaattaatacaaaaaatattttaaaagtataggaattaaattaaaaaacatttaaaaacccCTTCAGATTTGTTTCCTTTGACAGCATGCCATGTTCTGTTTTATTCGTTATGAGAACAACTGCCAATGGTGAAATGAACACTAACTGCTGGattgtgtgaaaaaataaataaatccagatTTGAATACTTTACAGACATTTGCGCAGATTAAGTTATATCATCAAAGATCTTTTTGCTTCTCCATTGCGTTTTCAGAGTTAATCCTTGAAATACCCAGTGAAGCCTACGAGATCAGCATTTTACCATTTTAAACCAGCAGCGATTGATCCGTTCTTGACAGATCTAATCAAGCCGTAACACGCTCTTCAGTGACATTCGAAGAACAAGCAGCATTTAGGTCGTAGACATGACATATCGCTCACCATCACTTGCTTCTGAAGACTGTCTGGTGAAGAGAAAGACCTCTGAAAGCTCTGAGGAGGAGAGTACGATGGAGAGCTCATCTGATCAGGAGTCCTGTCATACCTGCATGTGGCACATCagataaaaatcaatcaaaatgGAAGCACTGCAGAGTGTTGCTGATTTGATCCAGATTTGATTGGTGAAGGATACCTAGCACTACGGTGAGTGGGTGTGTTAGCTGGACTGGGGTTCTGAGAGTTCGCAGGGCTTTTTCCTTCCTGATTAATATGACTGCTGCCTGTCACACATCCAAAACACCcgcccaaaaaaaaataaacatattaaatgaTATAATATTTTAAGAGACCAAGAAGAAGCCAGGAGAAGTTTCCTACCTGCTCTGTACTGCAAGTTAAGCTGCCTTCCATAAAGTCGGATGCCGCTAAGCAGGTGCATGCTATAAGGGACAGAAACGTCATGTTTAAAGTTCACAAAGGCGAACTGTTTCGAATTCCCGTCGTTGTCCTTCGGGATTTTTACTTTGATCAAAGGCCCAGCCTGCAACAGAAAACGCACAACACAAAGACAGATTAAATACAGAGATGTAGTAAAGAAAATCACGAATCGGAAGAGCAGTCCAACagctatacatttttttttaaacagtgaaaTGTTTCGATTTGCTGTTGCTCAGAGTTTCAAAACTAGGACCCATGAGTAGATGTTACGTTTAACTGAACTGGATCAAATTGCATCAAGTGATGAACCGAATCATACTGAATAAGTAATAAGTACTGAATCATTACTAAACCGTATCGTTTTTGTGTCCTAAAGCAAACTATGTTCCGAGATGTGTATTACTATTTAAACATTAGTAATATTTAAAactcatataaataaattatagttGATTCGTCAGTGAGCCAATCCTTGAAAGGCACTTGGAAGACTACCAGCCAATCCCGTGATGGAACCGGGGTACTACTAGCCTATCACTGCAGGGAGGCGGGATTTACCTAAATAAATGTGGGAACTAATAGCGGAAATTTTCCTCGTATATAGACCAGTTTCGATTTATTGGGAACCCACATGTCAGTGATGAAAACAAAACCCAGGCCTGCCTAAAAATACATCAATATCTCATTATTTACGTCGGCTATCATTAGCTAGATACAAACAACCAATAATACTAGCTAGAAGTATTAGATAGCTTTGTAACTAGCTACATAAACCCGACAGTGAGTTTAAACAAGTACTAGCGTTACAACCCAATTATTAAaccaaatacacacaataaacacacatgaactTGCTCATAatccaaatatttcatatttgttAAAGTCATAATTGCCGTCTTTAAGTGTTTGAGGTTAGCTGTTAAGCAACACaacatgctaacatgctaacaagCTAACACAAAATAACCGTTAACTTGCCTGTAAAAACAGTTCAAACAAAAGCTCTTCTGTGACTTGAGAGTCCAAGTTGCCCACAAATAGAGTCCGGTCTGCTTCGTCTGCTATGCCCATATTTTTGCACGCGTTTACAGCCCGAATTTTCTACGCAGCACC is a window of Ictalurus punctatus breed USDA103 chromosome 4, Coco_2.0, whole genome shotgun sequence DNA encoding:
- the rbm7 gene encoding RNA-binding protein 7; this encodes MGIADEADRTLFVGNLDSQVTEELLFELFLQAGPLIKVKIPKDNDGNSKQFAFVNFKHDVSVPYSMHLLSGIRLYGRQLNLQYRAGSSHINQEGKSPANSQNPSPANTPTHRSARYDRTPDQMSSPSYSPPQSFQRSFSSPDSLQKQVMMNNMWQMQQLAGSFQLGMQQQQQFRGGSSSPWQKDSPAQWSQRPAHQQDGGSHYGREQRHGSSERHRRDGQRSDFYQHDDRGGARNRDYPPDRRRESKDGRWRRY